From Pseudophryne corroboree isolate aPseCor3 chromosome 3 unlocalized genomic scaffold, aPseCor3.hap2 SUPER_3_unloc_12, whole genome shotgun sequence, one genomic window encodes:
- the LOC134983309 gene encoding gastrula zinc finger protein XlCGF26.1-like, which yields MYVTDIKAEDIEGEEETYVTDIKAEDTEEEEETYVADMKAEDIEGEEETYVTDIKAEYIEGEEETYVTDIKAEDTEGEEETYVTDIKAEDIEGEEETYVTDIKAEDIEGEEEMYVTDIKAEDTEEEEETYVRGDQQCKEEEEIPTDISTDGHTSRNISERHLMLSPDCDIKDNDSIQDTPGDNPITPIIHPTLSADPSDPGKCSPDHSDIGASVTALRVDTEFRCSIDAKCFTKNTKPINPQTGKAGERPFLCSECGKCFTYKSALVTHQRRHTGEKPFPCSKCGKCFTYKTTLDAHKRSHTSTSPFPCSKCGKYFAQKSQRARHQRSHTSERPFPCPECWKWFAQKSDVVKHQISHTGERLFPCSECGKWFARKSDLVKHQRSHTGEKPFSCSECAKCYTRKAQLVIHQRSHTGEKPFPCSECGKWFAHKSDLVSHNRSHTVENPISCSECGKCFTRKSQLVTHQRSHTGERPFQCPECGKGFAQKSNLVRHQRSHTGEKPFPCSECGKCFAHKSDLVSHNRSHTVENPISCSECGKCFTRKCRLVIHQRSHTGEKPFPCSECGKCFALKSSLVRHHRSHTGEKLFSCTECGKCFTQKSHLVRHQQSHTCENPFPCTECGKCFTQKSQLVTHQRSHTGEKPF from the exons atgtatgtgactgatataaaggcagaagatatagagggagaagaagagacgtatgtgactgatataaaggcagaagatacagaggaagaagaagagacgtatgtggctgatatgaaggcagaagatatagagggagaagaagagacgtatgtgactgatataaaggcagaatatatagagggagaagaagagacgtatgtgactgatataaaggcagaagatacagagggagaagaagagacgtatgtgactgatataaaggcagaagatatagagggagaagaagagacgtatgtgactgatataaaggcagaagatatagagggagaagaagagatgtatgtgactgatataaaggcagaagatacagaggaagaagaagagacgtatgtgaggggtgatcagcagtgtaaggaggaggaggagatccctacagatatcagcacag atggacacacaagcaggaatatctcagaaagacatctaatgttatccccggattgtgacataaaagataatgacagtatacaggatactccaggagataaccccattaccccaattatacatccaactctatcagctgatccctctgatcctgggaaatgttctcctgatcactctgatattggtgcatctgttacagctctgagagtagatacagagtttcgctgttctatagatgccaaatgttttacaaagaacacaaagcctattaacccacagacaggtaaggcaggtgagaggccatttctatgttctgagtgtgggaaatgttttacatacaaatcagctcttgttacacatcagagaaggcacacaggtgagaagccatttccatgttctaagtgtgggaaatgttttacatacaaaacgactcttgatgcacataagagaagtcacacaagtacatcaccatttccatgttctaagtgtgggaaatattttgcacagaaatcacaacgtgctagacatcagagaagtcacacaagtgagaggccatttccatgtcctgagtgttggaaatggtttgcacagaaatcagatgttgttaaacatcagataagtcacacaggtgagaggctatttccatgttctgagtgtgggaaatggtttgcacggaaatcagatcttgttaaacatcagagaagtcacacaggtgagaagccattttcttgctctgagtgcgcaaAATGTTATACTCGGAaagcacaacttgttatacatcagagaagtcacacaggtgagaagccatttccatgttctgagtgtgggaaatggtttgcacacaaatcagatcttgttagtcataacagaagtcacacagtggagaatccaatttcttgctctgagtgtgggaaatgttttacacggaaatcacaacttgttacacatcagcgaagtcacacaggtgagaggccatttcaatgtcctgagtgtgggaaagggtttgcacagaaatcaaatcttgttagacatcagagaagtcacacaggtgagaagccatttccatgttctgaatgtgggaaatgttttgcacacaaatcagatcttgttagtcataacagaagtcacacagtggagaatccaatttcttgctctgagtgtgggaaatgttttacacggaaatgccgccttgttatacatcagagaagtcacacaggtgagaagccatttccatgttctgagtgtgggaaatgttttgcactcaaatcatctcttgttagacatcacagaagtcacacaggtgagaagctattttcttgtaccgagtgtgggaaatgttttacacagaaatcacatcttgttagacatcagcaaagtcacacatgtgagaatccatttccatgcactgagtgtgggaaatgttttacacagaaatcacaacttgttacacatcagagaagtcacacaggtgagaagccattttaa